GAAGAAGCCTTCCTGGCCGCGCTTGCCGGCGCCGATGGCGTTGGAGGCCTGGACCACGCCCGGATCTTCCGCCTTGGAATCCTTGATGTGCTGCAACAAGGTGCCAAGAATTTCCTTCAGGCCGATACCCGAGACGCCGGACAGCGGATAGACCTTGTGGCCGCATTCGGCCTCCAGCGCTTCCAGCTTGTCCTTGATGTCCTCGGCCAACAGCGAGTCGCACTTGTTGAGCGCCACCACTTCCGGCTTGCTTTCCAGCCCGCCGCCATAGGCTTCCAACTCGCCGCGCACCACGCGATAAGCTTCGGCCACGTCGTCCTGGGTGCCATCGACCAGATGCAGCAAAACCCGGCAGCGTTCGATATGGCCCAAGAAACGGTCGCCGATACCGGCGCCTTCATGAGCGCCCTCGATCAGACCGGGGATGTCGGCGACGATGAATTCTTCCTGGCCGTAATAGACCACGCCCAGATTGGGATGCAGGGTGGTGAAGGGATAATCGGCGATCTTGGGCCGGGCACGGGACACCGCGGCCAAAAAGGTCGACTTGCCGGCATTGGGCAGGCCGACAAGGCCAGCATCCGCGATCAGCTTCAGCTTCAGCCACACCCACATTTCCTTGCCCGGCCAGCCGGGATCGCCACGGCGCGGCGCCTGGTTGGTGCTGGTCTTGTAATGCAGATTGCCGAAACCGCCGTCGCCGCCCCTGAGCAAGACCAGGCGCTGGCCGACCTCGGTCAGGTCGGCGACCACCATGTCGCGTTCCTCATCCAGGATCTGGGTGCCCACCGGCACCTTCAAGATGATGTCGTCGCCCTTGCCACCGGTGCGCTGCTGGCCCATGCCATGGTCGCCCTTGGCCGCCTTGAAGTGCTGCTGATAACGGTAATCGATCAGGGTGTTGAGGTTGGCCACGCATTCAACGATGACATCGCCGCCGCGTCCGCCGTCACCACCGTCGGGGCCGCCGAACTCCATGTGCTTCTCGCGCCGGAAGCTGACCGCGCCGGCCCCGCCGTCGCCGCTTTTGATGAAGATTTTGGCCTGATCGAGAAACTTCATGGCTGACCTTGATGTGCAAATACGAAAAGGGGAACGGCGGACCGTTCCCCTGATCTAAAACCCGTGCGCAGGAAACGGCTGATTATTCAGCGGCTTCCGGCAGCGGCTCGACGCACACGAAGGTGCGGCCTTCGGCCTTGTGACGGAACACGACCTTGCCGGTTTCCTTGGCGAACAAGGTGTGATCCTTGCCCATGCCGACATTGGCGCCGGGATAGAACTTGGTGCCGCGCTGACGGACCAGGATGTTGCCCGGGATCACGACTTCGCCGCCAAACTTCTTTACGCCCAGTCGCTGGCCGTCAGAATCGCGACCGTTGCGGG
This is a stretch of genomic DNA from Magnetospirillum gryphiswaldense MSR-1 v2. It encodes these proteins:
- the obgE gene encoding GTPase ObgE, whose protein sequence is MKFLDQAKIFIKSGDGGAGAVSFRREKHMEFGGPDGGDGGRGGDVIVECVANLNTLIDYRYQQHFKAAKGDHGMGQQRTGGKGDDIILKVPVGTQILDEERDMVVADLTEVGQRLVLLRGGDGGFGNLHYKTSTNQAPRRGDPGWPGKEMWVWLKLKLIADAGLVGLPNAGKSTFLAAVSRARPKIADYPFTTLHPNLGVVYYGQEEFIVADIPGLIEGAHEGAGIGDRFLGHIERCRVLLHLVDGTQDDVAEAYRVVRGELEAYGGGLESKPEVVALNKCDSLLAEDIKDKLEALEAECGHKVYPLSGVSGIGLKEILGTLLQHIKDSKAEDPGVVQASNAIGAGKRGQEGFFRRRKDAEDPDAQFEEGYWGANGEWIWYEDDEDEEEVAAEVDDDSVDDEDEIIDEEDEDDEDDGDDQPNQ
- the rpmA gene encoding 50S ribosomal protein L27, whose protein sequence is MAHKKAGGSSRNGRDSDGQRLGVKKFGGEVVIPGNILVRQRGTKFYPGANVGMGKDHTLFAKETGKVVFRHKAEGRTFVCVEPLPEAAE